In Rubrivirga marina, the following are encoded in one genomic region:
- a CDS encoding nuclear transport factor 2 family protein, producing the protein MTNREIIQGLYDAFAQGDAPTVLGALHDDVEWNEAPGNPLADRNPYASPAAVGEGVFGRILSNYEGFQAAPHTLVADGDHVVALGTYSGTRTTSGATLDAPFAHAWTLRDGKVSAFQQYTDTAQWRDQMG; encoded by the coding sequence ATGACCAACCGCGAGATCATCCAGGGCCTCTACGACGCGTTCGCCCAGGGCGACGCCCCCACCGTGCTCGGGGCGCTACACGACGACGTGGAGTGGAACGAGGCGCCAGGGAACCCGCTGGCCGACCGGAACCCCTACGCGAGCCCCGCGGCCGTGGGCGAAGGCGTCTTCGGCCGGATCCTGTCGAACTACGAGGGCTTCCAGGCGGCCCCGCATACGCTCGTGGCCGACGGCGACCACGTCGTCGCGCTCGGCACCTACTCCGGGACGCGCACGACCTCCGGGGCGACCCTCGATGCCCCGTTCGCGCACGCGTGGACCCTCCGCGACGGGAAGGTCTCCGCGTTCCAGCAATACACCGACACCGCGCAGTGGCGCGACCAGATGGGGTGA
- a CDS encoding NUDIX hydrolase: MSRQCAAVPFRLGPDGPEVLLVTSRTRGRWIVPKGNVESAGARETAALEAFEEAGVTGCVGPRPFGCYHHDGDGLVDVFLLAVEVEHAVWPERGIRERRWVRACEAAATAEVTGLRPILDAAAARIGPKTRD, translated from the coding sequence ATGAGCCGCCAGTGCGCCGCGGTCCCCTTCCGGCTCGGCCCCGATGGGCCCGAGGTCCTGCTCGTCACGAGCCGGACGCGCGGCCGGTGGATCGTCCCGAAGGGGAACGTCGAGTCGGCCGGAGCCCGCGAGACGGCGGCGCTGGAGGCGTTCGAAGAGGCCGGCGTGACCGGGTGCGTCGGGCCGCGCCCGTTCGGATGCTACCACCACGACGGGGACGGCCTCGTCGACGTGTTCCTGCTGGCGGTCGAGGTCGAGCACGCGGTGTGGCCCGAGCGCGGGATCCGCGAACGGCGGTGGGTGCGGGCCTGCGAGGCCGCGGCCACGGCCGAGGTCACGGGGCTCCGCCCGATCCTCGACGCCGCCGCGGCCCGGATCGGCCCGAAGACGCGGGACTAG
- a CDS encoding DinB family protein, with product MTHRPEPGEFAPYFGRYVDLAPEADLGYALRPSRLAAFLRDLDPSLGARRYAPDKWTLAGVSQHVIDTERIFAARALRIARGDSTPLPGFDEVALGAAMPQDRPLAALADELDGVRASTVNLFASLSEADLLRLGTVSGHALSARAAGWILAGHERHHVRVIRERYLGT from the coding sequence ATGACCCACCGGCCCGAGCCGGGCGAGTTCGCCCCGTACTTCGGCCGCTACGTCGACCTCGCTCCCGAGGCCGACCTCGGCTACGCGCTCCGCCCGTCTCGGTTGGCCGCGTTCCTCCGCGACCTCGACCCGTCGCTCGGCGCCCGCCGGTACGCGCCCGACAAGTGGACGCTCGCGGGCGTCAGCCAGCACGTTATCGACACCGAGCGGATCTTCGCGGCCCGCGCCCTCCGCATCGCCCGCGGCGACTCGACGCCGTTGCCCGGCTTCGACGAAGTCGCCCTAGGCGCCGCGATGCCCCAGGACCGCCCGCTCGCCGCGCTGGCCGACGAGCTCGACGGCGTCCGCGCCTCGACCGTCAACCTGTTCGCGTCGCTCTCCGAGGCCGACCTCCTCCGCCTCGGGACCGTCAGCGGGCACGCCCTCAGCGCCCGCGCCGCCGGGTGGATCCTCGCCGGCCACGAGCGGCACCACGTCCGGGTCATCCGCGAGCGCTACCTGGGGACCTGA
- a CDS encoding PepSY domain-containing protein, producing the protein MKTLLFLSLAGIAIVAVATPAFLSSPDTGEAHVAPDTQPVTTVAGPAFLTDPDDCRVEGTIPIVEDAAVTPSLARITPGEAEAAALAAVPGGSVTGTELDEEDGFLVYEIDLLQNGAEVDVTVDVGSGEVVCTDRD; encoded by the coding sequence ATGAAGACGCTCCTCTTCCTCTCGCTCGCCGGCATCGCCATCGTGGCCGTCGCGACGCCGGCCTTCCTCTCGTCCCCAGACACCGGGGAGGCCCACGTCGCGCCGGACACCCAGCCCGTGACGACCGTCGCCGGCCCGGCCTTCCTGACGGACCCCGATGACTGCCGGGTCGAGGGTACGATCCCGATCGTGGAGGACGCGGCCGTGACTCCCAGCCTAGCCCGAATCACCCCCGGCGAGGCCGAGGCCGCCGCCCTCGCGGCCGTCCCTGGCGGATCCGTTACCGGAACAGAGCTGGACGAGGAGGACGGCTTTCTCGTCTACGAGATCGACCTCCTCCAGAACGGCGCCGAGGTGGACGTAACCGTCGACGTGGGCAGCGGCGAGGTCGTCTGCACCGACCGCGACTGA
- a CDS encoding protoporphyrinogen/coproporphyrinogen oxidase, translated as MSAEVVVVGAGLAGLNCARTLTAWGVEVVVLEASDAVGGRIQTHREDGFLIDRGFQVYLTAYPEGRAVFDHDALRLGAFDPGAWVWVGGAFQHIGDPFRQPTQALPTLAADVGTLADKLRVLRLRQSVLSGSAEDLWRRPERTTEAALRERYGFSERMVDRFFRPFLGGVLLDPELTASSRAFEVYFRRFSEGAAALPAGGMQALPEQLAAALPDGTVRLGARVDGVAPYEVRTAEGEEIRAKAVLVATDALSAGGLLDLTPPRTKGTVQIAWAADAPPIDAPVLMLDGEGGGPLNNVQVVSSVQPAYAPPGQALITGSVLGEPKADDVSLDVAARAQLHRWFGPQVGGWRTLRIDRVPDALPDLPSLEPPERPARLRDGLYVTGDWRRNGSINGALAAGRHAAEAVLRDFGHDAP; from the coding sequence ATGAGCGCTGAGGTCGTCGTCGTCGGGGCCGGGCTGGCCGGGCTGAACTGCGCGCGGACGCTCACCGCGTGGGGCGTCGAGGTCGTCGTGCTGGAGGCGTCGGATGCCGTGGGTGGGCGCATCCAGACGCACCGAGAGGACGGCTTTCTCATCGACCGCGGGTTCCAGGTCTACCTCACGGCCTACCCCGAGGGCCGGGCCGTGTTCGACCACGACGCGCTCCGCCTCGGCGCGTTCGACCCGGGCGCGTGGGTCTGGGTGGGCGGCGCGTTCCAGCACATCGGCGACCCGTTCCGCCAGCCGACGCAGGCGCTCCCGACGCTCGCCGCCGACGTGGGCACGCTGGCCGACAAGCTCCGCGTGCTCCGTCTCCGCCAGTCCGTCCTGTCCGGCTCGGCCGAGGACCTCTGGCGCCGACCCGAGCGGACGACCGAGGCGGCCCTCCGAGAGCGGTACGGGTTCTCGGAACGGATGGTCGACCGCTTTTTCCGCCCGTTCCTGGGCGGCGTGCTGCTGGACCCCGAGCTGACGGCGTCGAGCCGCGCGTTCGAGGTCTACTTCCGGCGGTTCTCGGAGGGCGCCGCCGCGCTCCCGGCCGGTGGGATGCAGGCGCTCCCCGAGCAGCTAGCCGCGGCCCTCCCCGACGGCACCGTCCGCCTCGGGGCCCGCGTGGACGGAGTCGCCCCGTACGAGGTGAGGACCGCAGAAGGCGAAGAGATCCGGGCGAAGGCTGTCCTCGTGGCGACTGACGCGCTCAGCGCGGGCGGACTCCTCGACCTCACACCACCCCGTACGAAAGGGACCGTCCAGATCGCCTGGGCCGCCGACGCGCCCCCCATCGACGCGCCGGTGCTGATGCTCGACGGCGAGGGCGGCGGACCGCTCAACAACGTCCAGGTCGTCAGCAGCGTCCAGCCGGCGTACGCCCCTCCGGGGCAGGCGCTGATCACGGGCAGCGTCCTCGGCGAGCCCAAGGCGGACGACGTCTCGCTGGACGTCGCCGCCCGTGCCCAGCTCCACCGCTGGTTTGGCCCTCAGGTCGGCGGCTGGCGGACGCTCCGCATCGACCGCGTACCGGACGCGCTCCCCGACCTCCCGTCGCTCGAACCGCCCGAGCGGCCCGCCCGTCTCCGCGACGGCCTCTACGTCACGGGCGACTGGCGGAGGAACGGGTCGATCAACGGTGCGCTCGCCGCGGGCCGCCACGCCGCCGAGGCCGTTCTCCGGGACTTCGGCCACGACGCGCCCTGA
- a CDS encoding 4'-phosphopantetheinyl transferase family protein, with amino-acid sequence MTDLDPGTWRLPAGLDARLLRAAAGTPPALSDAERSRLQTFGHPDRRRQFVLGRTAARTLASLRLGVPPEAVPLGVGADGAPELPGLHVSIAHTARADHVAALAAVAGCPVGVDLERVARRRPDLWRRILNADEHALLERLGGPTDDVQTLLWTLKEAVLKGQRTGFRAGGRSVRLALDADGALPDSGHARAEADGSGAWTVAFGRDGDLWLAIAWASP; translated from the coding sequence ATGACAGACCTCGACCCGGGCACGTGGCGGCTCCCGGCGGGCCTGGACGCCCGACTCCTCCGGGCTGCCGCTGGCACCCCTCCCGCCCTGTCGGATGCGGAGCGGTCGCGCCTCCAGACCTTCGGGCACCCCGACCGCCGTCGCCAGTTCGTGCTCGGCCGGACGGCGGCCCGGACGCTCGCCTCCCTCCGCCTCGGCGTCCCGCCCGAGGCGGTGCCGCTCGGCGTCGGCGCCGACGGGGCGCCGGAGCTCCCCGGCCTCCACGTCTCCATCGCCCACACGGCCCGGGCCGACCACGTCGCCGCGCTGGCGGCCGTCGCCGGCTGCCCCGTGGGCGTGGACCTCGAACGGGTCGCGCGGCGCCGGCCCGACCTCTGGCGGAGGATCCTCAACGCCGACGAGCACGCGCTTCTCGAACGGCTCGGCGGACCGACCGACGATGTCCAGACGCTCTTGTGGACGTTGAAGGAGGCCGTCCTCAAGGGCCAGCGGACCGGCTTCCGTGCCGGCGGCCGGTCGGTCCGCCTCGCGCTCGACGCCGACGGCGCTCTGCCCGACTCCGGCCACGCGCGCGCCGAGGCGGACGGGTCCGGGGCGTGGACCGTTGCATTCGGACGCGACGGCGACCTCTGGCTCGCCATCGCGTGGGCCAGCCCTTGA
- the ypfJ gene encoding KPN_02809 family neutral zinc metallopeptidase produces MLIRPGRSSGNLIDRRGGGGGGKIGLGLGGLVLLLIGAFFGLDLRPLLGGGGAAPPPANEQAVEPDDEAGQFVDAVLVETENVWGELYRESGETYREPNVVLYSGLTQTGCGTGQAQMGPFYCPNDQSVYLDLSFFNQLQRMGAQGEFAVAYVIAHEVAHHVQNLEGLLSRSRSNAMSVQTELQADCLAGIWAHHARGEEGRLVLNDADIESGISAAAAVGDDAIQQRSGQAVRPESFTHGSSRQRVDAFLSGYQSGDYRVCFS; encoded by the coding sequence ATGCTCATCCGCCCCGGCCGCTCGTCTGGAAACCTCATCGACCGCCGCGGTGGCGGGGGCGGCGGGAAGATCGGGCTCGGCCTCGGCGGGCTGGTGCTCCTCCTCATCGGCGCGTTCTTCGGGCTCGACCTCCGGCCGCTCCTCGGCGGCGGCGGGGCCGCGCCTCCGCCCGCGAACGAGCAGGCCGTCGAGCCCGACGACGAGGCCGGCCAGTTCGTCGACGCCGTCCTCGTGGAGACGGAGAACGTGTGGGGCGAGCTCTACCGCGAGTCCGGCGAGACGTACCGCGAGCCGAACGTCGTCCTGTACTCGGGACTCACGCAGACCGGCTGCGGGACGGGGCAGGCGCAGATGGGGCCGTTCTACTGCCCCAACGACCAGTCGGTCTACCTCGACCTCTCGTTCTTCAACCAGCTCCAGCGGATGGGCGCGCAGGGCGAGTTCGCGGTCGCCTACGTGATCGCCCACGAGGTGGCCCACCACGTCCAGAACCTCGAGGGGCTCCTCTCGCGGAGCCGCTCGAACGCCATGTCGGTCCAGACCGAGCTCCAGGCCGACTGCCTCGCGGGCATCTGGGCCCACCACGCCCGCGGCGAGGAGGGCCGCCTCGTGCTCAACGACGCCGACATCGAGTCCGGGATCTCCGCCGCCGCCGCCGTCGGCGACGACGCGATCCAGCAACGGTCCGGGCAGGCCGTCCGGCCCGAGTCGTTCACGCACGGCTCGAGCCGCCAGCGCGTCGACGCGTTCTTGAGCGGCTACCAGTCGGGCGACTACCGGGTCTGCTTCTCGTAG
- a CDS encoding TrmH family RNA methyltransferase, producing the protein MPPHPIVVVAHDLRSAYNVGSIFRTADSAGLAGVVLTGFTATPDHRGVAKTALGAEDAVSWRHVEDVHDAIAELRAEGYTIAALERLPEAVGLGDVPAEAFPLALVLGNEVHGVPPDVLDAADLVVGLPQYGVKASLNVSVAFGVAAYGLVARARALRGSG; encoded by the coding sequence GTGCCGCCCCATCCGATCGTCGTCGTCGCTCACGACCTCCGCTCCGCCTACAACGTCGGCTCCATCTTCCGCACGGCCGACTCGGCCGGACTGGCGGGCGTCGTCCTCACGGGGTTCACGGCGACGCCGGACCATCGCGGCGTGGCGAAGACCGCCCTCGGCGCTGAGGACGCCGTCTCGTGGCGGCACGTCGAGGACGTCCACGACGCCATCGCGGAGCTCCGCGCGGAGGGCTACACGATCGCGGCCCTCGAGCGCCTCCCCGAGGCGGTCGGCCTCGGCGACGTGCCCGCCGAGGCGTTCCCGCTCGCGCTCGTGCTCGGCAACGAGGTCCACGGCGTCCCGCCCGACGTACTGGACGCGGCCGACCTCGTCGTCGGGCTCCCGCAGTACGGCGTCAAGGCGTCGCTGAACGTGTCGGTCGCGTTTGGCGTCGCGGCCTACGGGCTCGTGGCGCGGGCGCGGGCCCTCCGAGGATCCGGCTGA
- a CDS encoding TIGR01777 family oxidoreductase, which translates to MRYTSYLDVPVPAAELFRWHARPGAFERLAPPWQPVSLREHEGIRDGDRAVIRLGTTLVGLDWVAEHQGYSEGCLDGHGACQFEDVQVEGPFAAWHHTHRMLPSESGSVLEDDVEYELPLGGLAEVAAPFGERQIERMFAYRHRVTHEDLRRHAEADAPPMTVAVTGASGLLGSALTAFLQGGGHTVVRLVRRREDAGSRGPQDEAVYWNVEAGEVDLDALRRAAPDAVVHLAGEPITALNGTTGARRRIWESRTKGTQLLSRALAALDPTPRVLVSASASGYYGSRGDTVLPESAAPGEGFLPEVCRAWEASTAEAEAAGIRTVHARIGLVTTPKGGLLQPLAPVTALGLGGWPGDGDAWWPWIALDDVVYALHHALLDDDLTGPMNLAAPEPVRTRDFIQTLASVQNRPAVVRVPEEWVRALGGELARRVALQSIRMVPRKLLDRGFRFATPDLDVALGHLLGRLDTHTLP; encoded by the coding sequence ATGCGCTACACGTCCTACCTCGACGTCCCCGTCCCGGCCGCCGAGCTGTTCCGCTGGCACGCGCGGCCCGGCGCCTTCGAGCGGCTCGCGCCGCCGTGGCAACCGGTGTCGCTCCGGGAACACGAGGGCATCCGCGATGGGGACCGCGCCGTGATCCGCCTCGGCACGACGCTCGTTGGGCTCGACTGGGTCGCCGAGCACCAGGGGTACTCCGAGGGGTGCCTCGACGGACACGGCGCGTGCCAGTTCGAGGACGTCCAGGTCGAGGGCCCGTTCGCGGCGTGGCACCACACGCACCGGATGCTGCCGTCCGAATCCGGCTCGGTGCTGGAGGACGACGTCGAGTACGAGCTCCCGCTCGGCGGGCTGGCCGAGGTCGCGGCCCCGTTCGGCGAGCGCCAGATCGAGCGGATGTTCGCCTACCGCCACCGCGTGACGCACGAGGACCTCCGCCGCCACGCCGAGGCGGACGCCCCACCGATGACGGTCGCCGTCACGGGCGCCTCCGGGCTCCTCGGATCCGCGCTCACGGCGTTCCTGCAGGGCGGCGGGCACACCGTCGTCCGGCTCGTCCGTCGCCGCGAGGACGCCGGGAGCCGGGGGCCGCAGGACGAGGCGGTCTACTGGAACGTCGAGGCGGGCGAGGTCGACCTCGACGCCCTCCGCCGCGCCGCGCCCGACGCCGTGGTCCACCTCGCGGGCGAGCCGATCACGGCGCTCAACGGGACGACCGGGGCACGCCGCCGCATCTGGGAGAGCCGGACGAAGGGGACGCAACTGCTCAGCCGCGCGCTCGCGGCGCTCGACCCCACGCCTCGCGTCCTCGTCTCGGCCTCCGCCAGCGGGTACTACGGCAGCCGCGGCGACACCGTCCTCCCAGAGTCCGCCGCGCCCGGCGAGGGGTTCTTGCCCGAGGTGTGCCGGGCGTGGGAGGCCTCGACGGCCGAGGCAGAGGCCGCTGGCATCCGGACTGTCCACGCCCGCATCGGGCTCGTGACGACGCCGAAGGGCGGGCTCCTCCAGCCGCTCGCGCCCGTCACTGCCCTCGGCCTCGGCGGCTGGCCCGGCGACGGCGACGCGTGGTGGCCCTGGATCGCCCTCGACGACGTGGTCTACGCCCTCCACCACGCACTCCTGGACGACGACCTGACCGGACCGATGAACCTCGCCGCGCCCGAGCCGGTCCGCACCCGCGACTTTATCCAGACGCTCGCGTCGGTCCAGAACCGGCCGGCCGTCGTCCGCGTCCCGGAAGAGTGGGTCCGGGCGCTCGGCGGCGAGCTCGCCCGGCGCGTCGCGCTCCAGAGCATCCGGATGGTGCCCCGCAAGCTTCTCGACCGCGGCTTCCGCTTCGCCACCCCCGACCTCGACGTCGCCCTGGGCCACCTCCTCGGCCGTCTCGACACCCACACGCTCCCATGA
- a CDS encoding acyl-CoA dehydrogenase family protein, translating into MSALPLPTLAMPPADTVQRARESFSDFIEAYRDKLSHLFGTRHDLDSGGTERGVAPFVIQRFRDVDPLSVYVPEQYGGRGGTIGHSLTVLEETSYHSLPLSLIVGINGGLFLQPVAKYATEEAKQHVLPSYVRDRKFAGLMITEPDYGSEALSMETGWRETDRGTIRIEGTKHWAGLTGWADYWLLTARPRTSSGGLRRDVDFFIADANQPGQHVEVEELYPNLGLKMIPYGRNRVDVEVPQAARLEPHSTGVKMMLDTLHRSRLQIPGMGMGYLRRIFDDALDHARERFVGGKPLLDYDQVRARLARLQSFVTGTAAMCMETAGTAGVDRDLFGDGLKANAFKTVVTDWMQEAAQSFLQLMGAQGYREDHRAGRALVDSRPYQIFEGSNDILYQQVTEAVVKAMRRLKEADLGAYLREEPLTARAAATFGDSLSFDVDWSMPQRKLVDLGRAISRIVTMEMTIELGERGFSSELVSNMLEETRAEVRSILETYRGRGLTGVVEGAGAPEWLARVRPAG; encoded by the coding sequence ATGAGTGCCCTCCCCCTGCCCACCCTCGCCATGCCGCCGGCGGACACCGTCCAGCGCGCCCGGGAGTCGTTTTCCGACTTTATCGAGGCCTATCGCGACAAGCTCTCGCACCTCTTCGGCACCCGCCACGACCTCGACTCGGGCGGGACGGAGCGCGGCGTCGCGCCGTTCGTCATCCAGCGGTTCCGCGACGTCGACCCCCTGTCGGTGTACGTCCCCGAGCAGTATGGGGGCCGCGGCGGCACAATCGGGCATAGCCTGACCGTCCTGGAGGAGACGAGCTACCACTCCCTCCCACTGAGCCTCATCGTCGGGATCAACGGCGGTCTGTTCCTCCAGCCCGTGGCGAAGTACGCGACGGAGGAGGCCAAGCAGCACGTCCTCCCGTCGTACGTCCGCGACCGGAAGTTCGCCGGGCTCATGATCACCGAGCCCGACTACGGCTCGGAGGCGCTCTCCATGGAGACCGGCTGGCGGGAGACCGACCGCGGCACGATCCGGATCGAGGGGACGAAGCACTGGGCCGGCCTGACCGGCTGGGCCGACTACTGGCTCCTCACGGCCCGCCCCCGGACCTCGTCCGGCGGCCTCCGCCGCGACGTCGACTTCTTCATCGCCGACGCCAACCAGCCCGGCCAGCACGTCGAGGTCGAGGAGCTCTACCCGAACCTCGGGCTCAAGATGATCCCCTACGGCCGGAACCGCGTCGACGTCGAGGTCCCGCAGGCGGCCCGCCTCGAGCCCCACTCGACGGGTGTCAAGATGATGCTCGACACGCTCCACCGGAGCCGGCTCCAGATCCCGGGCATGGGCATGGGCTACCTCCGGCGGATCTTCGACGACGCGCTCGACCACGCCCGCGAGCGGTTCGTCGGCGGCAAGCCCCTCCTCGACTACGACCAGGTCCGGGCCCGCCTCGCGCGGCTCCAGTCGTTCGTGACCGGGACGGCCGCGATGTGCATGGAGACGGCCGGGACCGCCGGCGTCGACCGCGACCTGTTCGGCGACGGGCTCAAGGCGAACGCGTTCAAGACGGTCGTGACGGACTGGATGCAGGAGGCGGCGCAGTCGTTCCTCCAACTCATGGGGGCCCAGGGCTACCGCGAGGACCACCGCGCCGGCCGCGCCCTCGTCGACAGCCGCCCGTACCAGATCTTCGAGGGCTCGAACGACATCCTCTACCAGCAGGTGACCGAGGCGGTCGTGAAGGCCATGCGCCGGCTCAAGGAGGCCGACCTCGGGGCGTACCTCCGCGAGGAGCCGCTCACGGCCCGCGCCGCGGCCACCTTCGGCGACTCGCTCTCGTTCGACGTCGACTGGTCGATGCCGCAGCGGAAGCTCGTCGACCTCGGCCGCGCCATCTCGCGGATCGTGACGATGGAGATGACGATCGAGCTCGGCGAGCGCGGGTTCTCGTCGGAGCTCGTGTCGAACATGCTGGAGGAGACGCGCGCCGAGGTCCGGTCGATCCTCGAGACCTACCGCGGCCGCGGCCTCACGGGCGTCGTGGAGGGGGCCGGCGCGCCCGAGTGGCTGGCCCGCGTCCGCCCCGCGGGATGA